Proteins encoded by one window of Phytohabitans houttuyneae:
- a CDS encoding acyl-CoA dehydrogenase family protein, with the protein MLTQEHEALKESVREFAREVVAPVIGKYYEQHAFPYDIVRQMGRMGLFGLPFPEEHGGMGGDYFALCLVLEELARIDSSVAITLEAAVSLGAMPIYRFGTDAQKARWLPKLVSGEALAAFGLTEPGFGSDAGGTQTRAVLDGDEWVINGSKAFITNSGTDITALVTVTAVTGTNPDGSKELSTIIVPSGTPGFTVQPGYSKVGWCASDTHELTFSDCRVPAENLLGQRGRGFAQFLRILDEGRIAIAALSVGLAQGCVDESVKYAKERHAFGKPIGAFQAIQFKIADMEMRAHTARLAYHDAAARMLAGDDFKRQAAIAKLHASEVAVTNAREATQIHGGYGFMNEFPVARFWRDSKILEIGEGTSEVQRMIIARDLGL; encoded by the coding sequence ATGCTCACGCAGGAGCACGAGGCGCTGAAGGAGAGCGTGCGCGAGTTCGCGCGCGAGGTGGTGGCGCCCGTGATCGGCAAGTACTACGAGCAGCACGCCTTCCCGTACGACATCGTGCGGCAGATGGGCCGGATGGGCCTGTTCGGCCTGCCGTTCCCCGAGGAGCACGGCGGCATGGGCGGCGACTACTTCGCGCTCTGCCTGGTGCTGGAGGAGCTGGCCCGGATCGACTCGTCGGTCGCGATCACGCTCGAGGCGGCGGTGTCGCTCGGCGCGATGCCGATCTACCGCTTCGGCACCGATGCGCAGAAGGCGCGGTGGCTGCCCAAGCTGGTCAGCGGTGAGGCGCTGGCCGCGTTCGGGCTGACCGAGCCGGGCTTCGGGTCGGACGCGGGTGGCACGCAGACCCGCGCGGTGCTGGACGGCGACGAGTGGGTGATCAACGGGTCCAAGGCGTTCATCACAAACTCCGGTACCGACATCACCGCCCTCGTCACCGTGACGGCGGTGACCGGCACGAACCCGGACGGGTCGAAGGAGCTCTCGACCATCATCGTGCCCTCCGGTACGCCCGGCTTCACCGTGCAGCCCGGCTACTCGAAGGTGGGCTGGTGCGCCTCGGACACCCACGAGCTGACGTTCAGCGACTGCCGGGTGCCGGCGGAGAACCTGCTCGGGCAGCGGGGGCGGGGCTTCGCCCAGTTCTTGCGCATCCTCGACGAGGGGCGGATCGCGATCGCGGCGCTCTCGGTCGGCCTGGCACAGGGCTGTGTCGACGAATCGGTCAAGTACGCCAAGGAGCGGCACGCGTTCGGCAAGCCGATCGGCGCGTTCCAGGCGATCCAGTTCAAGATCGCCGACATGGAGATGCGGGCGCACACGGCTCGCCTGGCGTACCACGATGCGGCCGCCCGCATGCTCGCCGGCGACGACTTCAAGCGGCAGGCCGCCATCGCCAAGCTGCACGCCAGCGAGGTCGCCGTGACCAACGCGCGCGAAGCGACCCAGATCCACGGCGGGTACGGCTTCATGAACGAGTTTCCGGTCGCCCGCTTCTGGCGTGACTCCAAGATCCTGGAGATCGGTGAAGGCACCTCCGAGGTGCAGCGGATGATCATTGCGCGTGATCTCGGTCTGTAG
- a CDS encoding acyl-CoA carboxylase subunit beta, with protein MTLDGEALERLRKRALAGGAEKYHAANAAKGKLFARERVALLVDEGSFVEDGLYANALADGLPADGVVTGQATVDGRPVCLMANDSTVKAGSWGARTVEKIIRIIERAYTTGVPMIYLVDSAGARITDQVDLFPGRRGAGKIFWNQVRASGSIPQACALFGPSAAGGAYIPAFCDVVAMVEGNASMYLGSDRMVEMVTGEKTTLEAMGGAAVHTRESGVGHFLCKTEVEALDTIKRYLSYLPDNWTQAPPATTPAAAPSNVDLAGLVPASERQAFDMRRYARGLLDEGSFFEIQALWAKELTIGFGRLAGETVGVVANNSMFKGGVLFVDSADKATRFIQLCDAFNVPLLFLSDVPGFMVGTAVEKEGIIRHGAKMITAVAEATVPKICVVVRKAYGAGLYAMAGPGFEPDATIALPTAKIAVMGAEAAVNAVYANKIAAIADPEERAAFVAAKRTEYERDIDIARLASELVVDAVVEPHELRDELIRRLAAARGKERHFSKRRHGVTPV; from the coding sequence GTGACGCTCGACGGTGAGGCGCTCGAACGGCTGCGCAAGCGTGCCCTCGCGGGTGGTGCCGAAAAATACCACGCGGCCAACGCGGCCAAGGGCAAGCTTTTCGCCCGCGAGCGGGTCGCGCTGCTGGTCGACGAGGGATCGTTTGTCGAGGACGGGCTGTATGCGAACGCGCTCGCCGACGGGCTGCCCGCCGACGGCGTGGTCACCGGACAGGCCACCGTGGACGGTCGCCCCGTCTGCCTGATGGCCAACGACTCCACGGTCAAGGCCGGCTCCTGGGGTGCGCGAACGGTCGAAAAGATCATCAGGATCATCGAGCGGGCGTACACGACAGGCGTGCCGATGATCTACCTGGTCGACTCGGCCGGCGCCCGGATCACCGACCAGGTCGACCTCTTCCCGGGCCGCCGCGGCGCCGGCAAGATCTTCTGGAACCAGGTGCGCGCCTCCGGCTCGATCCCGCAGGCATGTGCCCTCTTCGGCCCGTCCGCCGCCGGCGGTGCGTACATCCCGGCGTTCTGCGACGTGGTGGCGATGGTCGAGGGCAACGCCAGCATGTACCTCGGCTCGGACCGCATGGTCGAGATGGTCACCGGCGAGAAGACCACGCTGGAGGCGATGGGTGGCGCGGCGGTGCACACCCGCGAGTCCGGCGTCGGCCACTTCCTCTGCAAGACCGAGGTCGAGGCGCTCGACACGATCAAGCGGTACCTGTCGTACCTGCCGGACAACTGGACACAGGCACCGCCCGCCACCACGCCGGCCGCAGCGCCGTCCAATGTAGACCTCGCCGGGCTGGTGCCGGCGAGCGAGCGGCAGGCCTTCGACATGCGGCGGTACGCGCGTGGCCTGCTTGACGAGGGCAGCTTCTTCGAGATCCAGGCGCTGTGGGCCAAGGAGCTCACGATCGGCTTCGGTCGCCTCGCCGGCGAGACGGTCGGCGTCGTGGCCAACAACTCGATGTTCAAGGGCGGCGTGCTCTTCGTCGACTCGGCTGACAAGGCGACCCGGTTCATCCAGCTGTGCGACGCGTTCAACGTGCCGCTGCTCTTCCTCTCCGACGTGCCCGGCTTCATGGTCGGCACCGCGGTGGAGAAAGAGGGCATCATCCGCCACGGCGCGAAGATGATCACGGCGGTCGCGGAGGCGACGGTACCGAAGATTTGTGTGGTGGTACGCAAGGCGTACGGCGCAGGCCTCTACGCGATGGCCGGCCCCGGCTTCGAGCCGGACGCGACGATCGCCCTGCCCACCGCGAAGATCGCGGTCATGGGTGCGGAGGCGGCGGTCAACGCGGTCTACGCCAACAAGATCGCGGCCATCGCCGACCCGGAGGAGCGGGCCGCCTTCGTGGCGGCCAAGCGCACGGAGTACGAGCGCGACATCGACATCGCCCGCCTTGCCAGCGAACTGGTTGTCGACGCGGTGGTCGAGCCGCACGAGCTGCGCGACGAGCTGATCCGCCGGCTCGCGGCGGCGCGTGGCAAGGAACGGCATTTCTCCAAGCGCCGCCACGGCGTGACGCCCGTCTAA